A genomic stretch from Onychostoma macrolepis isolate SWU-2019 chromosome 02, ASM1243209v1, whole genome shotgun sequence includes:
- the rgs13 gene encoding regulator of G-protein signaling 13 has protein sequence MPTILSSSTEIKNMNKEDKPVSPRRLDKWRFRCLLTDKLSPSETLLWSQSLENLLRSKYGMATFHTFLKSEFSDENIEFWLVCEDFKKIRSSSRLSSRAKKIFEHYIKAEAPKEINIDHVTRELIKQSVQAPTRVCFDEAQRIVYGLMERDSYPRFLRSDMYRSLLESVSQRIKV, from the exons ATGCCAACCATATTATCATcttcaactgaaataaagaaCATGAATAAGGAGGATAAACCAGTCAGTCCCAG GAGACTAGACAAGTGGCGGTTTCGTTGCCTGTTGACAGACAA ACTGAGCCCTAGTGAGACTCTGCTGTGGTCCCAGTCATTGGAAAACCTTCTTAGATCCAAAT ATGGCATGGCAACATTCCACACCTTCCTCAAATCTGAGTTCAGCGATGAGAACATTGAATTTTGGCTGGTATGCGAAGACTTCAAAAAAATCAGGAGTTCCTCCAGACTATCCTCAAGGGCCAAGAAGATATTCGAGCATTACATCAAGGCAGAAGCTCCCAAAGAG ATAAACATCGACCACGTTACGAGAGAGCTTATCAAGCAGAGCGTCCAAGCTCCTACCAGAGTGTGTTTTGATGAAGCTCAGAGGATTGTCTATGGTCTTATGGAGAGGGATTCTTATCCCAGGTTTCTTCGCTCGGACATGTACAGATCACTTCTGGAATCAGTCTCACAACGGATTAAGGTCTGA